The region GACTGGTGATATTCGACGGCGGATTCGAGGCGGAGGTAGAGGCTGGAGACGTCATCTACTGTCCATTAGACGGAGAACATCATATCAGAAACATAGGAGATGAGGTTCTAGCTATCTTCAACGTTCACCTCCCTTTGGAGTAAGGGATGTCGCAGTTTGCCGGCTTTAATGGCTATATGCGAAGTCCCCTTGAACTCATCGTAGACCGATTCCATCTCCTCGATGGAATCGAAAAAGCCTATGATATATGCAGCACTAAATGACTCGCCTCTTCCTACCTTTATACCTCCTATCTCCTGGATCATACAGACATATCCTCTCTGATGACACCACGCCTCGTAGACGATCTCAGGGTTGAGCGTCATCCCTGCGAGCCACGGACCGCCCCTGATCTTATAGGCTCTGATGAACCTCTCCGGAACCTCATCCCCCCGTCTGTACAGGAACTTCTCGTCGGGTGCGAAGTCCTCGTTGAACTCCTTCGATGGGATAACCCCATGATAGCTGAGGTAGATCGCCTCGAAGCTGTCGCCGCCGGAATGTTTGATGTGCCCCGGCATATCTATCCTGAGGATTAATGACTCGACATCGTTTGCGCTCGTTACCCTATCCGAGGCGAGGATGTATCTCCTCCCTTCGAGGAAGATAAGCCATTGTTCCCAGAGCGAACCTGGAATATATCCGGGGGCGGCTTTCGTGTATCGGAACCAACCTCTAACCCCGATTACCTCACGACCGCCGGTGACCTCCCAATTTATCCTCCTGGCTTGGGTACATATCTGTGGTAGCTCGATATACCGTTTGGGAATGTTACCGTGAATCTTATCACCCCATGGATATCTCATCCCCTCCGGTGTGTCAGGTTTATCGGGACCGGGCTCGAGCAGAAAATCCACGATATCCAATCCGAATCCCAGATCCCTCGCTCCGGTTCGCCTATCGAGGAAGCTCCCCCCGGCTATCCCTGAGACATAACCCTCCGTCCGGATCGCCGCCACCAGTTGGTCCGTCTCAACCCTCAGATCTGGTCCGGATAACTCAAGCTTCAGCATCTATTCCTCCTTGATAACCTCCTCAATGAGACCACAAGTGGCTATTTTAAGATCCTCCGGGCTGTTCAGGTTGAGGAAAGATGTCAGGTTGGGGTCCACCTCAAGCACCCTGTTTTCAGGTATGAGCTTGGTCGGGACGAAGTCCATAAGACCCAAAACCTTCAGTTTTCCTCCTCTCAGGAGCATCTCGGCGAAAGGGATACAATCCCTGTGATAGATCCCTACTAACGGCTCCACATATCCTCTCACTACGGGCAATATGATCCGTGACCGACCGTTTATCTCATCCAGGAGAAGCGAGATCACCTTCTCGTTCAACAGGGGCATATCGCAGGGAAGGATCAGGTTGTAATCGTTCGACGAGGAACTCAGCCCGGCGTGTATTCCTCCGAGAGGTCCTTTCCCTTTGATCAGATCCTTCACGACTTTGACATCGATCAACTCCTCATATCTTCTTTCATTCCCCGTCACAACGATTATCTCGTCGAACAGCCCCTTAAGCATATCAACCTGTCTGACGATCAGAGGTTTCCCTTCCCAGAGAATCAGCGCTTTATCCCTTTTGAAGCGGGAGGATCTTCCGCCGGCCAAAACTATGGCTGAGACATTGAGTTTTGTCATTTGTAGTCATTAAGTCTAGGAGTTACGCAGTTGACTGCGAACCCCTTTTCATAAGATATTAACCCCTCTTATCCCAGCAGCAGTCCGCGGGGAGGGCTCTCTGAGGGGGATGCCGACGTTTATTCTGTAGCCACCGTTGCGCAGATGCTGTTCTTCACGAAAAACCGCCGCTGGATGCCCCACCGCTTGCGGGTGTAGAGCTTGTCCATCGCCTAGTTATCTTCCACTCCCCACACTCGAAGCCACGCCGGGGTGGACGATGGAGCCCTCGTGGACGTTTAAGCCCCTCCTCAGGGAGTCGTCCTCCTCAAGCGCCCGATGCATCCCCATGTTCGCTATCTTCCTGGCATACGGCAGGGTGGCGTCCGTCAGGGCGGGCGTGCTGGTTCTCGGCACGGCAGCGGGCATGTTCGGAACTCCGTAGTGGACGACCCCGTGAACCACATAGGTGGGCGAACTATGGGTCGTGGGACGGCTCGTCTCCACACATCCACCCTGATCAACAGCCACATCTATAACTGCCGCCCCGTCCTTCATAGATCCGACCGTCTCCTCGTCCACCAGGACGGGCGCCCTCTCCCCAACCCTGTAGACGCACCCTATAACCAGGTCAGCCCCCAGCACGGCACGTTTGATGTTATCCGGGGTGGAGTTGAGCGTGAGCAGGCGCCCGTGCAGAGCGTCTTCCAGATGGCGAAGCTTGCGGGCGTCCACGTCCAAGACGGACACGTTTGCGCCCATCCCCACCGCTATCCTCGCGGCAGCGCTCCCGACGGTCCCCGCCCCCAATATGACCACGTTGGCCGGCGGAACTCCGGGGACGCCTCCCAGAAGGACCCCCTCACCGCTGTCCGCCTCAAGCAACCTCGCCCCTATCTGCACAGCTATCCTGCCCGCTATCTCGCTCATCGGCGTCAGAAGGGGAAGGAAGCCGTCGTCAAGCTGAACCGTCTCGTATGCGATGGCGGTGACGCCGCTTTCGGTTAATTCCCGAATCAACTCCGGGTTAGATGCAAGGTGCAGGTAGGCGAACAATATCAGCCCTTCACGGAAGAACTTGTATTCCACCGGCTGTGGTTCCTTCACTTTAACCACCATCTCAGCCCTTCCCCACACCTCCTCGGCGCTCCTGACCATCTCGGCTCCAGCTTCTTTGAACTCCTCGTCGGATATGCCGCTGAGCCTTCCGGCGCCCTCCTCAACTATCACGTGATGCCCGTCCGAGACGAGCAGGCGCACCCCTGAGGGCGTCATGCCCACCCGCCTCTCGCCCTCCCTGATCTCCTTCGGGACGCCTATGACCATGGCGCTCACCTCCTTGAAGCGATGTTTCCCCTGAGCCTCTCAACTAACCTCAAAGCGGCTTCTACAACCCTTTCGCCGGAGCCGGGGGCGAGCCTGCACGCCGCCACCTCATAACCCCCTTCATCGTATTCCTCCCTCTTCAGCAGATACATGTAACAGCCGTTTGTGAGCGTCAAAAGCACCAGCTTGTCCGTCCACACCCTCCTCTTGAGTTCAAGCCCCAAAGACACGTTCACCTCGTTCGGTATCCCCAGCAGAACGAGATCCCCTATTGAGATGGCCTGCAGCTCCAGCGGGACCGTCCCCTTCTGATCTATCCATCCGCCGAAGACGAGGGCGAAATCGAGCTGGCGCATCTCGTCGTATAACCGCTTCGCCTCGCGAAATCTTCCATCCCTTCTCGCCTCCTCCAGCAGCCTTCTCTTCTCCTCCAGCAACTTCTCAGCCTCGTCCCTTGGGGGATATTTCCTCAGTTCGACCTCGACGTGTTCGCTCACGACCTTAAGCTCGCCGTTGATCATCTGACCTTCCTTCATCGCCCTGATGACCCCCGATGCGAGCACAAGCCCTATCCTCTGCGCCTCCTCAAAGCCCCTGGGTCTGGAGCGATACGGCCTTATATCGCCCCCCGCCCCGGCGGTGTAAAGGCATATCCCGCCTGTGGCCTCCTCGACGAATCTCGCTGTAAAGCCCGGGAAACCGGCGGAGATCAGGTAAGGAGCGGGAGGACCGCATGCTACGGCGTGACATGCGAAGTTCACCATGATGGCGAAAGCTCTCCCCTCCTCATCCTCAGCCCAGATCACGTCCAGGTCGGGGTCTATCGGACCGTCCGGTATCCCGACCGGCGCATACTTCTCCGCCTCATCCCTCGACATTCCCCACCAGATGTATTGCTCCCTCACCTTCTGGGGCATATCGTCCGTATCGCAGATGATGGAGACGACACCATCAGGGGTGCGTTTCCTGCGGTTGTAGCTTATCCCCGTCATGAGTGTCCTTCCGAAACGGATCGTCCCCCTCCTCATGCCCCCAACGGCTTTCCGGGCGGCTTCGGCAACCCTCAAGGGGAGTTCCTCGACCCACGGCTCTATCAGCTCCCTCTGGCGCTTGATGGGGATGTCAAACTGGGGTCTCGGCTTGAACTCGGGTCCGGAGTGGGAGTGGGTGCAGCTGACCATCACGTTCCGTCCTTCAATGCCCGTCTCCCTCTCCACAGCGTCCCTTATCCTCACGTAATCTCCCTCCGGCATCGGCCAGCAGAGGTCCAAGGCGACGACGGCGGCCTCCTCCCCATCCTTCTCGAAAACCATCACCTTCGCCCATAAGTCGTCGTGTATCCCCTCCGAAACCCTATAGGCGTGGCCGAGGAAGGGAACTCCAGCCGGAGGGGTTATCCTTTCCTTCCCGACGCCTATCCTCATCCTCTTCACCTCCTCACCAGAGGTCGTCGGCGGGATGATGCCATGGAACGCTCGGAAAAAGAGCGTTTAAAACGGACATCACATGCTCCTCCACCTTCGGTTCAACGGAGAGGAGGCCCTCAAGATACGCCTCCCAGGGGTCAACGGCGCCGCATAAGATCCTCACGAGCACATCCTGCGGCATGAAGACCTCCACATCCGCCGTTCCACTCTCCTCAACGCTCACCTCATCGTCCACCCTCAGAAGCCCCTCCTGAACGGGCGTGCGCAACCGTATCACCCCCTTCCACCTCGGCGCCCCTTTCAGCCTGAGATTGAAAAGCGGGACGAGAGCATCAAGCAGCCCTTCAAGGTCAAGTATGCACACCTTCAACACCCTCTGTTCCGTGAACCTGTATCCCTCCTCCACGAGCAGCTCCGCCGAGAATTCGTCCCGCGGCGACAGCCAGAAATGGGCGACATCCACACCTCTGGACAACAGGTGGTTCTCAAGGGTGTGAAGGAGCGTCCTGGCTATCTCCTTCCGCCTCCGAGACGGTCTGACATAAAGTTCTGAGACGAGCCCGACCCACTGGCGGAAGCAGGCGGACCATCCCTGAACCTCGCCCTCATCCTCGGCGATGAATATGGATTCCGTCTCCTCCCTCATCTCCATCCATCTCTGAGGCGTCTTCCTCCTCCAGCCGAAGAAGTGGACGTAGAGCTCTTCAAAGATGCGCATCAGCTCCCTCTCGTCACCGCTGCGGTAACCTCTGACGCTCACCCTGTGCTTTTGAGCCCTCCTTTCAAGCCTCTTTTCGAACCTCCCCGGCTTGCACACCGTCACGTAGCCCGCTCTGGAGTAAAGCCTCCTCGCCACGTTTCCCAGGTTCGTGGAGACCGCCGAGCACGGATAGCCCCTCCGCAGGGCGAGCCTTTTCGCCTCCTCCATCATCCTCGAGGCGATGCCCATCCTGCGGAACTCCTCCCTCGTCTCCACGCCGGCTATCCCTGCGACGCGCACATAAACCCCTTCCGCCCAGTGAAGCTCTATGTCGGGGACTATCACCTGACCGACTTTCTCATCGTCCACGAAGGCGTGGACGGCGGAGCCGTCAACCTTGTAGACAACCTTCAAGCCCGCATCCCCCCTTTGCGATGGAACTGGCACACTATCTCGCTCGGTCGTCGCCAGACCACCCTATCGCCGAACTGCGAGCGCAGCCTTTCTATCAACCTCTGGAGCGCCTCCCAGCCGAGCCCCGTCTGCGGGTTCAACCCCTGCCAGTGCATGTGGAAGAGCGCCATGAATGAACCCGCCTTTATCATCCTCGCAAGGTAGCCATCCCCCTTCTCGTCGATGTAACGGTCAACATCCACCCAATCGGGGCTGTTCCGCCAGGATGCGAGGTAGTCCCACACGCCTGAAGGCGTCTCGTAGACGCCGAAATCCCCCCTCACCTCCCTCGGACGCGGCGACATGGTGGGATGACCTTCCTCAATGGTGGCGAAGACGGGGATCACGGCGTTCGGAAACTCGCCCGCCTCTGCCAGCTCAAGCAGAGCCTTGTAAACGTTCGGGTTCATCTTTGGATGCGTCCCCGGGGTTGAAACCCCCGTGTAACGGATGCCGAGCTCGCGACCGACCCTTATCGTGTTCAGGAAGTAACCCCTGTATTCGTCAACCGAAACGGAGGGGTCATCCAGCCATTCCATCTCCGTGGGACCGTCCGATAGGGTCATCTTTGAGAAATCAAACAGCCTCCCATGGGTCATTATCTCCATGTGCGGGTCAACGGGGTATTCGCCCAACCTTCCTATGGCTTCGGCGAACCTGCGCTCGTGCTCGTTTTGTGGGCGTGTGAGAAGCTTTCCGAACATGGCGGGTATGACCGAGACGGCTCCCGCAAGCCCCTCTTCCCTGACGAAATCGAGCACCTCGATCAGAGCCGAGGCGTCTATCCGGACGAGTTCCCCTCCTTCCCCCTCAACATACGGGGAGAGGTCGTCAAGGAAGAAGCTGACATACGTGCGCATGACGCTTCACCCCTAAAACCTGTTGCCCCACCTCTCACGGTGGACTATCTCCTCAAGTTTCCTCCTGCGAACACCCTTCCCCTTCTCGGCTGGGTATCCTATGGAGATGATGGCGATCGGCTTGACCCCCTCCGGGAGGGAGAGGGCTTCCGCGACAGCCTCGTCATCGAAACTTCCTATCCAGCACGTCCCAAGACCTAACTCGTATGCTTTCAGGAGGATATTTTGGATCGCTGCGGATGCCTCCTGCATGGCGTAAAGCTCCCTGTCACGTTTGCTCGCCCCTCTGAGGTCTATGCAGACCACGATGTCCACCGGAGCAGCCGCCGCTTGAGTCTGCGGTCTGCCGCCCGGTTCGCCTCTTGCGAGGACATCTTTTGTCGCCTTGTCCCTCACCACGGTGAAGTTCCACCTCTCGTTCACGCGCGGCGCCCAGTATGCGGCTTCAAGGAGCGCCCTTATCTGCTCATCCGAGACATCCTGATCGGTGTATCTCCGTATGCTTCGCCTTCCCGTTATAGCCTGTTGAAGTTCCATCTCATGCACCTCCCCTTCGCTATTATGGTTAAGGGATGGACATGATCCTTTCCACGAGCTTCAGGGCGGCGTCCATCACCTTTTCGCCGGAACCCGGCGCAAGCCTGCACGCCGCCTCCTCGTAGCCGCCCTCCTCGTATTCCTCCTCCTTCAGCAGATACATGTAACAGCCGTTTGCGAGCGTCAGTAACACGAGCTTATCGGTTTGAGCCTTTCCTTTCAGCTCCAATCCGATGCTCACGTTCACCTCGTTGGGAATGCTCAGGAGAACCACATCCCCCACCGATATAGCCTGAATCTCAAGCCTTACCGTCCCTTTCTGGTCAACCCAGTCCATATATCTGACGGGGTAGTCAAGCATGTTTATCCGGTCCAGCAGACGCTTTGCCTCGGCGTATCTGCCCTCGGATCTGGCGTGCTGGAATTGCTCCTCAAGTTCGCTGAGCATCCGTTTTATCTCATCGCGCGGGGGATACTCGCGCAGGGCGACCTCCACGAAATCACTCATGACCTTCACCCTCGGCTCCTCCACCAGGCGTGACTCCCTGAGGGCTTGGAGGACACCCGCCGCCAGGGCGAGCCCTATCCGTTTCACCTCTTCAAACCCTTTCGGCTTGGACCTATACGGGCGGATGTCGCCGCTCGCCCCAGGCGTGAAGATGCACAATCCCCCGGTCGCCTCCTCAACGAGGTCGGTCATCACGCCGGGGAAACCCGCCGAGATGAGGTTCGGAACCGGCGGTGCCGTGGCTACCGCATGACAGGCGAAGTTCGTAAATATCGCTATCGGCCTCCCACCATCGCCCTCAAAGCACAGGACGCTCAAATCCGGGTCGATGGGACCGTCGGGTATTGAGGGGGGCAGTTCCTCCGCTTGTTCCTTCGGCATCCCCCAGTAAAGGTATTGCTGTCTGAGGCTGTGCGGTATCTCGGAAGCGTCGCCGTAGTAGTATCGGCTCTCCTTGACCTGGACGTTGATCAGCGAAGCGACCCCTTCCGGGATGCGCTTCCTGCGGTTGTAGGTCAGTCCCGTTATCGGAACCTTCCCGAATCGAACGGCGCTCACATCCCTAAGGTCTGAAAGCCCCTTTTCTGCAGCTTCGGCTACCCTTCTGGGAAGCTCCTCAACCCAGGGCTTGATCAACTCCTTCTGCCTTTTCAAGGGCATGGGGAAGCCGGGATGAGGTTGAAAGGTAGGTCCCGAATGGCAGTGGGTGCATGTGACCATGACCCTTTCGCCTTTTATACCCGTCGTTTTCTCAATCGCCTCCCTTATCTTCACGTAATCACCTTCAGGCATCGGCCAGGCGAGGTCAAGCCCCACGATTGCCATCGGCTCCTCATCTTCCACGACCATCACCTTCGCCCAAAGGTCATCGTGTATGCCTTCCGAGATGCGAAACAGATGCCCTAATATCGGCACTTCCACCGGCGGGGTTATCCTTACCTTCCCAACGCCCGCTCTCATTGCCTTCACCTCCTTTCGTCAAATCCATCCCCTCTCCTCCATAGCCCTCACCACCTCGCCGACGGCGATTGCCATGGCTGCATCCCTGTAGCTTACATCCTTATCCTCCGAAAGCTCCGCCATTCTCCCAAAGGCGAAATTTATCCTCTCATCTATCGTAGCGTAAACCTCGGAAGCCGATGTTATGCTCCCGGATTTCGCGCTCCTCCACTCTATGTATGAGGCTATCACCCCTCCGCTGTTGGCGAGTATATCCGGTATGACGGGGATACCCCTCTCCCTCAGTATCTCATCCCCCTCGGGCGTCGTTGGGCCGTTTGCCCCCTCCACGATCAGCTTCGCCCTTACGTCACCGGCGTTTTCCTCCCTCAAAACCTCCTCCACCGCTGCGGGGATGAGTATGTCCACATCGAGCGAGAGAAGCTCATCGTTGGAGATCTCCTCGGCGAACCCGACCACGCTTCCCGTCTCGGCCTTGTGTTTTGAAAGCTCCTCCACATCCAGCCCGTCCCCGTCGAACGCTCCTCCCTTCGAGTCGGAGACCGCCATTACCTTCGCACCCATGGAGCTCAGGAAGCGGACTGTCCAGCTCCCGACGTTTCCGAACCCCTGGATCGCGACGGTGCATTCCGATATCTCCTTCCTCAACATGCGTTGAGCAGCGAGGCGGGCGGCTGTGGCCACCCCTCTTCCCGTGGCCTCCCTCCTTCCCGGAACCCCTCCTACGGCCACGGGCTTGCCCGTCACACACTCGGGTATGTGAAACTCTCCGTATATCACCGCCATCTCCCTTGGACCGGTTCCAAGATCAGGAGCCGGTACGTAGCTTCCGGTTGTGAGCTCGTTCCTGATGAGGTGGACGAACTCCCTCATTATCTCCCTCTTGGCGTAGGGTGTGAGGGATTTGGGGTCCACGGCGATGCCGGATTTCCCACCTCCAAACGGTATACCCGTGAGAGCAGTCTTCCAGGTCATCCTCTCCGCCAGATCCCTCACCTCCGACAGGGTGAGGTTGGGCGCGAACCTGATCCCTCCTTTCGCCGGACCGCGGGCCGTGTTATGGTATACGACGAAGGCGTCAGCTGTTACGACGGTCCTGTCATCAACCCTCACGTTGAGGAAGAGGGTCATCTCCTTCTCAGCCCTCTCGAGAAGCTCTATGGCTCTCGGAGGGATGCGCATCACACGGTTGAGTACGACGAGCTTTCCCTTAGTCTCTCCCATCCTTTCCCGCCTCCTTCGGAACGATTTCATCTTAACATTATACCGCAAGCGTAGGGTTACGTCAAGATGTTTTAAAAGTTGTTTTAGATTTTCCCTCCGGGGGTAGGGAGGGTTTTCCGCAGGCTCCTGAAGGAATAACGGGCGTAGAGATGGGTATGACGCACGGCTTACCGGTGGGCGTCTTTCCTATCCTGCCGGGGCGAGGTCACGCCCAGAACTCGCCGCCCTCGTCCCACTCCGGCGCCCTCGGGTAAAAGCCGGGGTGGACGGATATTGCGTCCACCAAATTGAACCCCCGGCCTCCCCGAAAGCTTCCAGATATGCCCGTTGAATCCCGCCAAGGCCGTGGTTCATGACCTTTGCCGTGGGCTTTACGGCCTTGACGATCCTTCGGAAGGGGCGGAGCAATCCCTTGACATATGCGACTGCCGCCTCCCTTTGCCTCTCGGGAAGGTCGTGCGGGTTGAGTTCGTTGCCCAACTCGAAGTAGTCCGAGCAGAACGCAAACCTTTGAAGCGAGGCCCTCACCGCCTCCCACCAGTCCTCGGGAGGCGAGAGGCCGGGGACGCCCAGCTGGACGTGCAGGGAAATCCCATACTTCCGGAAGGTTTCTATCCTCTCCCTCGCCTTCCGCTCCTCCTCCGGGGAAATTTCGGCCTTCACGGGGAAGGGACATCCCCTGATCCACCTCGCCCCCATCCTTCGAGCTAATTTGAGCACGGCCTCCAAAGGGAGCTGGTCGGGGTAGACTTCGGGGTTGGCCGTCACCGCCGCCAGCCCGAAAGGGGAGCGGGACTCGGGGGGCGACGGGGGCCTCTCGGGGAGGAAGGCGAGGGTGGTCCAATGCTCCCTCCGCCACCCCTCGGAGGAGAGCCTGAAGGTAGCAAAGAGAATGCCCCGGCCCTCGTATTCGATCCTTATGAGCGCGCTCCCCTCCTCCCAGGGGGAGAGGGAGATGCGGCGGATGCCCTTCGAGACGACCCTGCCGTAATAGTCCCACACCTCCCAGGAGAGCCGGGCCTCCCTCGCACTCGGCGTCACGTTCCTCACCTCAACCCTTAAAGTCCCGACTTCACCAGGCTGAAAGAGGTTTCCGAGCCTTCCCGTCCCGACCCGCAGGGAGAGCGGGCTTTCGGTGGCGAGGGCTGAAAGGTCCTCGTCGGAGAGCCCTTCAGAGCGGAGGATGGCAAAAGCGAAAACGGCCTCCTGCGGGGGGCTTGAGGGAAGGACGGCCCTCATGAACCTCGTCCTCTTGATATCTCCTCCGTAGAGCCAGTCGGGATCATACCAGAAGGTTACGATGGCTATCTCGGGGAGCCCCTCGAGTTTCACCCTCCGAACCTGACACTCGAACTCCGGGTAGGGAGCGTCACCCGCCACCTCCCAGTCGAACCTCCCATCGGGCTTCCTCCACTTGAGGGTCGGGTTCGCCCCGGCCCGCTCGACGGGAGAGGTGAACTCGAGAAAGAAGCCCGTAGTCCAGGGGAAGAAATCCCTCCTCCCGCCGGTGTAGCGGACGGTCCATCTCGTCAGGACCCCTCGGGGGATGCTTTTTGCCTCCACC is a window of Candidatus Poribacteria bacterium DNA encoding:
- a CDS encoding Glu/Leu/Phe/Val dehydrogenase, which codes for MGETKGKLVVLNRVMRIPPRAIELLERAEKEMTLFLNVRVDDRTVVTADAFVVYHNTARGPAKGGIRFAPNLTLSEVRDLAERMTWKTALTGIPFGGGKSGIAVDPKSLTPYAKREIMREFVHLIRNELTTGSYVPAPDLGTGPREMAVIYGEFHIPECVTGKPVAVGGVPGRREATGRGVATAARLAAQRMLRKEISECTVAIQGFGNVGSWTVRFLSSMGAKVMAVSDSKGGAFDGDGLDVEELSKHKAETGSVVGFAEEISNDELLSLDVDILIPAAVEEVLREENAGDVRAKLIVEGANGPTTPEGDEILRERGIPVIPDILANSGGVIASYIEWRSAKSGSITSASEVYATIDERINFAFGRMAELSEDKDVSYRDAAMAIAVGEVVRAMEERGWI
- a CDS encoding GNAT family N-acetyltransferase, whose product is MKVVYKVDGSAVHAFVDDEKVGQVIVPDIELHWAEGVYVRVAGIAGVETREEFRRMGIASRMMEEAKRLALRRGYPCSAVSTNLGNVARRLYSRAGYVTVCKPGRFEKRLERRAQKHRVSVRGYRSGDERELMRIFEELYVHFFGWRRKTPQRWMEMREETESIFIAEDEGEVQGWSACFRQWVGLVSELYVRPSRRRKEIARTLLHTLENHLLSRGVDVAHFWLSPRDEFSAELLVEEGYRFTEQRVLKVCILDLEGLLDALVPLFNLRLKGAPRWKGVIRLRTPVQEGLLRVDDEVSVEESGTADVEVFMPQDVLVRILCGAVDPWEAYLEGLLSVEPKVEEHVMSVLNALFPSVPWHHPADDLW
- a CDS encoding molybdenum cofactor guanylyltransferase is translated as MTKLNVSAIVLAGGRSSRFKRDKALILWEGKPLIVRQVDMLKGLFDEIIVVTGNERRYEELIDVKVVKDLIKGKGPLGGIHAGLSSSSNDYNLILPCDMPLLNEKVISLLLDEINGRSRIILPVVRGYVEPLVGIYHRDCIPFAEMLLRGGKLKVLGLMDFVPTKLIPENRVLEVDPNLTSFLNLNSPEDLKIATCGLIEEVIKEE
- a CDS encoding nitroreductase family protein, producing MELQQAITGRRSIRRYTDQDVSDEQIRALLEAAYWAPRVNERWNFTVVRDKATKDVLARGEPGGRPQTQAAAAPVDIVVCIDLRGASKRDRELYAMQEASAAIQNILLKAYELGLGTCWIGSFDDEAVAEALSLPEGVKPIAIISIGYPAEKGKGVRRRKLEEIVHRERWGNRF
- the ald gene encoding alanine dehydrogenase, with translation MVIGVPKEIREGERRVGMTPSGVRLLVSDGHHVIVEEGAGRLSGISDEEFKEAGAEMVRSAEEVWGRAEMVVKVKEPQPVEYKFFREGLILFAYLHLASNPELIRELTESGVTAIAYETVQLDDGFLPLLTPMSEIAGRIAVQIGARLLEADSGEGVLLGGVPGVPPANVVILGAGTVGSAAARIAVGMGANVSVLDVDARKLRHLEDALHGRLLTLNSTPDNIKRAVLGADLVIGCVYRVGERAPVLVDEETVGSMKDGAAVIDVAVDQGGCVETSRPTTHSSPTYVVHGVVHYGVPNMPAAVPRTSTPALTDATLPYARKIANMGMHRALEEDDSLRRGLNVHEGSIVHPGVASSVGSGR